The following are encoded in a window of Salmo trutta chromosome 27, fSalTru1.1, whole genome shotgun sequence genomic DNA:
- the LOC115164852 gene encoding transient receptor potential cation channel subfamily V member 4 isoform X2, with translation MSCDEGVDPTGSDPPKVIKEFNRTLLFDGVSQADPEALSGLLEYLQGHDKRLTDEEFKEPSTGKTCLPKALLNLYNGQNDTIPLLMNIAEQTVNLHDFINTPFRDVYYRGQTALHIAIERRCKQYVELLVEKGADVHAQARGRFFQPRDEGGYFYFGELPLSLAACTNQPNIVHYLTENAHKKADLRRQDSRGNTVLHALVHIADNTRDNTRFLTKMYDLLLTKCAKLYPEGSLEDVLNNDGMSPLMMAAKLGKIGVFQHIIRREIKNEEARHLSRKFKDWAYGPVYSSLYDLSSLDTCGEEVSVLEILVYNSRIENRHEMLAVEPINELLRAKWQKFAAVTFYISVVSYLLTMIIFTLVAYYHPSEGMPPYPYTTNTDYLRMVGEIVTLCSGVFFFLTNIKDLLLKKCPPVNSLFVNGSFQLLYFIYSLLVIVTAALYLSGIEAYVAVMVFALVLGWMNTLYFTRGLKLTGTYSIMIQKILFKDLFRFLLVYLLFMIGYASALVSLLTVCPGPEEVCPEKGGCPTYPQCRDTNTFSKFLLDLFKLTIGMGDLDMVSRTQYPAVFLILLVTYIILSFVLLLNMLIALMGETVSQVSKESKKIWKLQWATTILDIERSFPVCLRKSFRSGEMVTVGKNWDGTPDCRWCFRVDEVNWCHWNQNLAIINEDPGKNITETLQSSSTVHQTVRGPRRDRWSTMVPRVMEQNKRQQTRDLVLEMEPLTSRH, from the exons ATGTCCTGCGATGAAGGTGTGGACCCTACAGGCTCAGATCCACCCAAGGTGATTAAAGAGTTTAACCGCACGCTGCTCTTCGATGGCGTGTCACAGGCCGACCCAGAGGCCCTCTCAGGCCTGCTGGAGTACCTGCAGGGTCACGACAAGAGGCTCACCGACGAGGAGTTCAAAG AACCTTCTACAGGTAAGACGTGCCTGCCTAAAGCCCTTCTGAACCTGTACAACGGTCAGAATGACACCATCCCTCTGCTGATGAATATCGCAGAGCAGACAGTCAACCTCCATGATTTCATCAACACGCCCTTCAGAGATGTCTACTACAGAG GCCAGACGGCGCTCCACATCGCCATCGAGAGGCGCTGTAAGCAGTATGTGGAGCTGCTGGTGGAGAAAGGGGCAGACGTACACGCCCAGGCCCGCGGACGCTTCTTCCAACCCAGGGACGAGGGGGGCTACTTCTACTTTG GTGAGCTGCCTCTGTCGCTGGCAGCGTGCACCAACCAGCCAAACATAGTACACTACCTGACCGAGAACGCACACAAGAAAGCCGACCTTCGACGGCAGGACTCACGCGGCAACACTGTGCTGCACGCCCTGGTGCACATCGCCGACAACACTCGGGACAACACCCGCTTCCTCACTAAGATGTATGACCTGCTGCTGACCAAGTGTGCCAAGCTCTACCCAGAAGGCAGTCTTGAGGACGTGCTCAACAACGACGGCATGTCGCCCCTCATGATGGCGGCCAAACTGGGAAAAATTGGG GTTTTCCAGCACATAATTCGCAGGGAGATCAAGAACGAGGAGGCGCGTCACCTCTCGCGGAAGTTTAAGGACTGGGCGTACGGCCCCGTGTACTCCTCCCTGTACGACCTCTCCTCCCTGGACACCTGTGGAGAGGAGGTGTCCGTGCTAGAGATCCTGGTCTACAACAGCCGCATTGAG AATCGCCATGAGATGCTGGCTGTGGAGCCCATCAACGAGCTGCTGAGAGCCAAGTGGCAGAAGTTTGCTGCCGTCACCTTCTACATCAGTGTTGTGTCCTACCTGTTGACCATGATCATCTTCACCCTGGTGGCCTACTACCACCCATCTGAGGGAATG CCTCCGTACCCCTATACCACCAACACAGACTACCTGCGTATGGTAGGGGAGATTGTCACCCTGTGCTCTGGAGTCTTCTTCTTCCTCACCAAC ATTAAGGACCTCTTACTGAAGAAATGCCCTCCGGTGAACTCCCTATTTGTCAATGGATCCTTTCAACTGCTCTA CTTCATCTACTCTTTGCTGGTGATAGTGACTGCGGCCCTCTACCTGTCGGGTATCGAGGCCTATGTGGCTGTGATGGTGTTTGCGTTGGTCCTGGGCTGGATGAACACTCTCTACTTCACCAGAGGCCTGAAGCTCACCGGCACCTACAGCATCATGATACAGAAG ATTCTCTTCAAAGATTTGTTCCGGTTTCTGCTGGTCTACCTGCTCTTCATGATTGGATATGCGTCAG CTCTAGTGTCCCTCCTGACGGTGTGCCCCGGGCCGGAAGAGGTGTGTCCAGAGAAAGGCGGTTGCCCCACTTACCCCCAGTGCCGGGACACAAACACCTTCAGCAAATTCCTGCTGGACCTGTTCAAACTGACCATCGGGATGGGCGATCTGGACATGGTCAGCAGGACTCAGTACCCGGCTGTCTTCCTCATCCTGCTGGTCACCTACATCATCCTCAGCTTTGTTCTACTGCTCAACATGTTGATCGCTCTGATGGGAGAGACGGTGAGCCAGGTGTCCAAGGAGAGCAAGAAGATCTGGAAGCTGCAG TGGGCTACGACCATCCTGGACATCGAGCGCTCCTTCCCTGTGTGTCTGCGGAAGTCCTTTCGGTCTGGGGAGATGGTGACAGTGGGGAAGAACTGGGACGGCACCCCTGACTGCCGCTGGTGCTTCAG GGTGGATGAGGTCAACTGGTGCCACTGGAATCAGAACCTGGCCATAATCAACGAAGACCCAGGCAAGAACATAACAGAGACCCTCCAAAGCTCCAGTACAGTTCATCAAACTGTCCGTGGCCCGAGGAGAG ATCGTTGGTCCACAATGGTGCCGCGGGTTATGGAGCAGAATAAAAGGCAGCAAACACGGGACCTAGTATTGGAAATGGAGCCACTGACCTCCAGACATTGA
- the LOC115164852 gene encoding transient receptor potential cation channel subfamily V member 4 isoform X1 — translation MTEKDTPSLAVTKAALSLDSERGGGGGIGEGQPDASSTYSDLLTLANLFESEEGSQSTPDLPQDPAQNLARPGQLQPGDGRQNLRMKFHGAFKKGISNPVDLLESTIYESPVVTGPKKAPMDSLFDYGTYSHTNNKKQGRKKLLRGKTEMSCDEGVDPTGSDPPKVIKEFNRTLLFDGVSQADPEALSGLLEYLQGHDKRLTDEEFKEPSTGKTCLPKALLNLYNGQNDTIPLLMNIAEQTVNLHDFINTPFRDVYYRGQTALHIAIERRCKQYVELLVEKGADVHAQARGRFFQPRDEGGYFYFGELPLSLAACTNQPNIVHYLTENAHKKADLRRQDSRGNTVLHALVHIADNTRDNTRFLTKMYDLLLTKCAKLYPEGSLEDVLNNDGMSPLMMAAKLGKIGVFQHIIRREIKNEEARHLSRKFKDWAYGPVYSSLYDLSSLDTCGEEVSVLEILVYNSRIENRHEMLAVEPINELLRAKWQKFAAVTFYISVVSYLLTMIIFTLVAYYHPSEGMPPYPYTTNTDYLRMVGEIVTLCSGVFFFLTNIKDLLLKKCPPVNSLFVNGSFQLLYFIYSLLVIVTAALYLSGIEAYVAVMVFALVLGWMNTLYFTRGLKLTGTYSIMIQKILFKDLFRFLLVYLLFMIGYASALVSLLTVCPGPEEVCPEKGGCPTYPQCRDTNTFSKFLLDLFKLTIGMGDLDMVSRTQYPAVFLILLVTYIILSFVLLLNMLIALMGETVSQVSKESKKIWKLQWATTILDIERSFPVCLRKSFRSGEMVTVGKNWDGTPDCRWCFRVDEVNWCHWNQNLAIINEDPGKNITETLQSSSTVHQTVRGPRRDRWSTMVPRVMEQNKRQQTRDLVLEMEPLTSRH, via the exons ATGACGGAGAAGGACACGCCTTCCTTGGCTGTAACCAAGGCTGCCCTGTCCTTGGActcagagaggggaggaggaggtggaattGGAGAGGGACAGCCTGATGCCAGTAGTACCTACTCTGATCTATTGACGCTGGCCAACCTGTTTGAGAGTGAGGAGGGCTCCCAGTCAACTCCGGACCTGCCCCAGGACCCTGCTCAGAATCTAGCCCGACCAGGCCAGCTGCAGCCAGGGGACGGCCGACAGAACCTCCGCATGAAGTTCCACGGTGCCTTTAAGAAGGGCATCTCCAACCCCGTGGACTTGCTGGAGTCTACCATCTATGAGTCACCCGTGGTGACCGGCCCCAAGAAAGCCCCCATGGACTCACTCTTTGACTATGGTACCTACAGTCACACCAACAACAAGAAGCAAGGCAGGAAGAAGCTCCTACGAgg TAAGACTGAGATGTCCTGCGATGAAGGTGTGGACCCTACAGGCTCAGATCCACCCAAGGTGATTAAAGAGTTTAACCGCACGCTGCTCTTCGATGGCGTGTCACAGGCCGACCCAGAGGCCCTCTCAGGCCTGCTGGAGTACCTGCAGGGTCACGACAAGAGGCTCACCGACGAGGAGTTCAAAG AACCTTCTACAGGTAAGACGTGCCTGCCTAAAGCCCTTCTGAACCTGTACAACGGTCAGAATGACACCATCCCTCTGCTGATGAATATCGCAGAGCAGACAGTCAACCTCCATGATTTCATCAACACGCCCTTCAGAGATGTCTACTACAGAG GCCAGACGGCGCTCCACATCGCCATCGAGAGGCGCTGTAAGCAGTATGTGGAGCTGCTGGTGGAGAAAGGGGCAGACGTACACGCCCAGGCCCGCGGACGCTTCTTCCAACCCAGGGACGAGGGGGGCTACTTCTACTTTG GTGAGCTGCCTCTGTCGCTGGCAGCGTGCACCAACCAGCCAAACATAGTACACTACCTGACCGAGAACGCACACAAGAAAGCCGACCTTCGACGGCAGGACTCACGCGGCAACACTGTGCTGCACGCCCTGGTGCACATCGCCGACAACACTCGGGACAACACCCGCTTCCTCACTAAGATGTATGACCTGCTGCTGACCAAGTGTGCCAAGCTCTACCCAGAAGGCAGTCTTGAGGACGTGCTCAACAACGACGGCATGTCGCCCCTCATGATGGCGGCCAAACTGGGAAAAATTGGG GTTTTCCAGCACATAATTCGCAGGGAGATCAAGAACGAGGAGGCGCGTCACCTCTCGCGGAAGTTTAAGGACTGGGCGTACGGCCCCGTGTACTCCTCCCTGTACGACCTCTCCTCCCTGGACACCTGTGGAGAGGAGGTGTCCGTGCTAGAGATCCTGGTCTACAACAGCCGCATTGAG AATCGCCATGAGATGCTGGCTGTGGAGCCCATCAACGAGCTGCTGAGAGCCAAGTGGCAGAAGTTTGCTGCCGTCACCTTCTACATCAGTGTTGTGTCCTACCTGTTGACCATGATCATCTTCACCCTGGTGGCCTACTACCACCCATCTGAGGGAATG CCTCCGTACCCCTATACCACCAACACAGACTACCTGCGTATGGTAGGGGAGATTGTCACCCTGTGCTCTGGAGTCTTCTTCTTCCTCACCAAC ATTAAGGACCTCTTACTGAAGAAATGCCCTCCGGTGAACTCCCTATTTGTCAATGGATCCTTTCAACTGCTCTA CTTCATCTACTCTTTGCTGGTGATAGTGACTGCGGCCCTCTACCTGTCGGGTATCGAGGCCTATGTGGCTGTGATGGTGTTTGCGTTGGTCCTGGGCTGGATGAACACTCTCTACTTCACCAGAGGCCTGAAGCTCACCGGCACCTACAGCATCATGATACAGAAG ATTCTCTTCAAAGATTTGTTCCGGTTTCTGCTGGTCTACCTGCTCTTCATGATTGGATATGCGTCAG CTCTAGTGTCCCTCCTGACGGTGTGCCCCGGGCCGGAAGAGGTGTGTCCAGAGAAAGGCGGTTGCCCCACTTACCCCCAGTGCCGGGACACAAACACCTTCAGCAAATTCCTGCTGGACCTGTTCAAACTGACCATCGGGATGGGCGATCTGGACATGGTCAGCAGGACTCAGTACCCGGCTGTCTTCCTCATCCTGCTGGTCACCTACATCATCCTCAGCTTTGTTCTACTGCTCAACATGTTGATCGCTCTGATGGGAGAGACGGTGAGCCAGGTGTCCAAGGAGAGCAAGAAGATCTGGAAGCTGCAG TGGGCTACGACCATCCTGGACATCGAGCGCTCCTTCCCTGTGTGTCTGCGGAAGTCCTTTCGGTCTGGGGAGATGGTGACAGTGGGGAAGAACTGGGACGGCACCCCTGACTGCCGCTGGTGCTTCAG GGTGGATGAGGTCAACTGGTGCCACTGGAATCAGAACCTGGCCATAATCAACGAAGACCCAGGCAAGAACATAACAGAGACCCTCCAAAGCTCCAGTACAGTTCATCAAACTGTCCGTGGCCCGAGGAGAG ATCGTTGGTCCACAATGGTGCCGCGGGTTATGGAGCAGAATAAAAGGCAGCAAACACGGGACCTAGTATTGGAAATGGAGCCACTGACCTCCAGACATTGA